The DNA window aacggtaatataaaagcaataaaacaaaGTTTAATAGATACATTTACAGaactaaaacgaaaaaaacgaagtcagaaaataaaacatcaacCGTTCACAATAATATATCAAACGCGAAACTTAAATTACATTTACAGAACTAAaacgaataaacacacacacacacacacacacacacacacacacacacacacacacacacacacacacacacacacacacacacacacacagacaaacacacacacacacacacacacacacacacaacacacagacacacacacacacacacacacacacacacacacacgcaaactcacaatgaagaagaggggcaGGAGGAGACAGCTGGTGCGCAGAGCCATGGCTGGGCAcggcagacaaacaaacagcgtGTCTTATACAGGTCAGGACACATAGACGGACACACACAGTCTTATATAGCACAGGCCAAGACTACAGCATCAGGGGCAGCAGGCGGTGCTTCTCACAACATTGGTGCATTCAAGCACAACAGAACACTGCCAGGCTGTTCCTTTCACACGCACcgcgcttcacacacacacacaaacacacacacacacacacacacacacacacacacatgctctctctctctctcacttcgccTTGAAATTCTGCATTGTTGAAagaaagcagaggaaggagagaagggaaagtcacgtggagagagggagggacacacacacaaacacacacacacacacacacacacacacacacacacacacacacacacacacacacacacacacacacacacatacacacacacacacacacacaacaaaatcaGTTCCTCTTTAGACATTCAGCAATTTGGCAATGTTAGAGCCACCTCTACCTCTCACTACCTAGTCAGCTTCCTTGACTTCCTTCATAGTTACCTGGACAAACGGAACACCTCTCTAGCAGtcgcttttgtggacttcaagAAAGCTTTTGATCTGGTTGACCACACTGTTGTCATTAACAAAGCCATCAGGCTGggtcttccctctcacctgacAGCATGGCTGGCTGACTTCCTCACGGGACGCCGGCAAGCTGTACGTTTTCAAAAACACACATCCCCTTACCAACAATTAACGTGTGGCGTCCCACAGGacaccaagatgggtccactcTTCTTTCTGATACTGATTAATGACGCTCTGACAAACACGCttcaccgctggaagtatgtggatgaCTGCACCGTGGGTGTGTCACTCCACAACAAACACCCAGACTACTCAGCACTTCAAACAACGTTGAACAGCCTGCAGGAGTGGTCGGCGGAAAGCAGGATGAcaatcaaccacaccaaaactGTAGTAATGCATATCTGCACCTTGGCGGTTCCCCCCTCAACTATCCCTGGGTCCTCACCCCCTCCAAGTAGTTCGGTCAGCCAAGCTGCTCGGAATCACAGTGGACGATCAGCTGACATAGAAATTACAAGTTACTGCCACAGTGAGATGGGCAGCCCACAGACTCTACATGCTGCGCAGAATTAAGTCACTGGGCACACCAGCTGATGAGTTAAAGGGGATATACATCACCTTCATCCTGCCCAAACTTATGTATGCCTCACCAGTgtggtcttcctccctcacctgcactcaacagcaacaactggaAAATGTCCAAAAAGGGCCTGCAGAATCATACTTGGCCCTGCCTACACTGACTATGATCACGCCCTATCTACCCTCGATCTCCCCACACTGGCAACCAGACACCAAGCGGCCCTCGTCAAGATGGGTAGAGGCCTGCTGCGCCACTCACGGCTACGGCATCTCCTCCCCCCTGACGCGCCCCAGCCAATCCATgccacacgacacacaaacgtggtcatgccactcaaggccccaagaactgaccgttatcatcatagtgctatccctccatggtgcgagccataaatagctaagttaaggttctaatcttgAATCTCCcttaatccccatatgtacatctTCATGTAATGCTATCCCCCATGGTGCGAACCATAAACAAccataaacagctaagttaaggttctaatcttaagtctccctcaatctccatatgtacattttcagcatgtatgtactgcaattactaataactaataaaccatatcattaacattttacacacacacacacacacacacacacacacacacacacacacactattagctATCAGCACTCTCATTGTTATGGCCCTATATGcaacagggtgtgtgtgtgtgtgtgtgtgtgtgtgtgtgtgtgtgtgtgtgtgtgtgtgtgtgtgtgtgtgtgtgtgtgtgcttattgcTAGCGCCACTGACCACCACACTCTAGGAATCTTGGGCTGGTGTTCACAAACgccctgctctctcaccacgcctattttccaagaccacaggaATAATAACTGAGGTGCTCGAGTGTGTCTttggttaataatgtagaaatgttattaatttgccactggaaccataaaaaaaaaacaccctaaaatccgtgtcactttaactagaaccttttggAGAGTAGTGGAGGTGACTAGTAAAGATTGTTTATacaacagctctctctctctctctctctctctctctctctcttaaagtcaATATGTTTATTTACTAGCTTTTAAAGAAAAATCTTAAACTTACAGTGTACATGTTGTGTAATGCTGCTGGGCCCGTTAAATTAATAGTTTTACAGGTCCCTATAAGatacttttcattattactgAGCTAATATAGAAAGTTAATTACCACAACTTACAGCTTCTAACCTACTGAATATTAAGaacgaaaatgatgataataatgaccataaaaataaaaatcttgataatgaaaataacaaaaataagtatGCAGTTTCTAATGTattgattaataataataataataataataataataataataataataataataataaaataataataataataatgatagcagtaataatgataataacaaaactatAATAAAAGACAATGACAATTCAGTATCTATTTACCTGACGGAAGGCCAAAATCGGTACTCTACATTCAAGGAGTCAATACCTAGATTTACAAAGACTGTATAAATGTATCAATTATGGATATCCGTCAAAAAATAACTATGGATGTACGACAAAAACAATCTTATAGCAATAACGGAGTATACAGTATAATGAAATTCAGTCAATAACCTAATAattgttcttcttttaattgATTTTTGGAGTAaccttattttcatgttttcttaagtcaaataataactctctctctctctctctctctctctctctctctctctctctctcttcagttgtATCTACATTTTCGCATATGATTGGCCGCCGTGGTGGATATGTCCCGCCCCCTCTtacagccagccaatcacagttgTTGCCTTGCGTTGATTCTAATGAGTAGGCAGTTCAGGCAAGTAaaggtgtcacacacacacacacacacacacacacacacacacacacacacacacacacacacacacacacacacacacactgttcactTTCTGAGCTTTGATAATGACAAGGtgacacacaaaacacttagAAAGCTTGTTGAGTTTTtctagtaaggtttatgaggcggtAGATAAGAATGatagttatgacattctatacttcgatttcagtaaagcctttgacaacgtacctcaccagaggctcttaaaaaaggttaaagcacacggtatagagggtagaatattaggctggattaaagcgtggttagacggcaggcgacaaagggtagtaattaatggatcgaactccgagtggggagaagtagtggggtgccacagggctcagttttagggccattattatttctaatatatattaatgacttggatagtggaattaacaGTGACATTAGTATATTTGCaaacgacacaaagataggtagattaattaggtccgattcggatgccatagctttgcaggcagacttggataggatgaaagaatggacagataaatggcaaatgcagttcaatattaacaagtgcaggatGTTGAGCttgggtagagataatccaaacaataggtacacaataaaTAACGTGCCACTAGGAAGTTCcgagtatgagaaagatttaggagtcatagttagctccgatctcgatacaaggaagcaatgtattgaggccatgGCAGGAATAAGGCGAATAAAGTATTGGGATTCATTttaagaagtgttaaaagcataAGTCAAGAAGTAGTACTGAAATTCCATGCATTACAACTCCGCCTTCTCTGTTGAGCCGGGTGTGCTGACTATACTTCAGTacgctgtttgtgtgtgtgtgtgcgtgtgagtgtgtgtgagtacctCCCTCGCTCCACACGatgtctcctctcctttctctgctttttttcaataaagcagagagagaaagaagaggtgtaGTGTATAAGGAGCGGTGGAGGCGCGGTGCGTGTGAAAGGAACAGCCTGGCAGTGTTCTGTTGTGCTTGAATGCACCAATGTTGTGAGAAGAACCGCCTGCTGCCCCTGATGCTGTAGCCTTGGCTTGTGCTATATaagactgtgtgtgtctgtctgtgtgtcctgaCCTGTATAAGACacgctgtttgtttgtctgccgTGCCCAGCCATGGCTCTGCGCACCAGCTGTCTCCTGCCTCTCATCTTCattgtgagttgtgtgtgtgtgtgtgtgtgtgtgtgtgtgtgtgtgtgtgtgtgtgtgtgtgattcactgtttgatctgctgcagtctctgacgagactgcagcaggaaataatgagctcagaactcattatttccgatcttcggataggcctgagaccaagcacacaccacacaccgggacaacaaggtcacaactcctcgatttacatcccgtacctactcactgctaggtgaacactgaacagtgaacagtgaacactgaacagtgaacaggggctacacgtgaaaggagacacacctaaatatctccacccggccggggaatcgaaccccggtcatctggcttgtgaagacagcgctctaaccactgagctaccgggccgtgtgtgtgtgtgtgtgtgtgtgtgtgtgtgtgtgtgtgtatacgtgtgtgtgtgtgtgtgtgtgtgtgtgtgtgtgtgtgtgtgtgtgtgtgtgtgtgtgtaattcacctcggtcgtctactggtcatccagccagtcttccccattacggagcgagctcagagctcatagaccgatcttcgggtaggactgagaccacaacacactccacacaccgggacagcgaggccacaacccctccagttacaccccgtacctatttactgctgcctcaacacaccccacacattaacacaccacaacacactccacacaccgggacagcgaggccacaaccctccagttacaccctgtacctatttactgctgcctcaacacaccccacacattaacacaccacaacacactccacacaccgggacagcgaggccacaaccctccagttacaccccgtacctatttactgctgcctcaacacacctcacacattaacacaccacaacacactccacacaccgggacagcgaggccacaaccctccagttacaccctgtacctatttactgctgcctcaacacaccctacacattaacacaccacaacacactccacacaccgggacagcgaggccacaaccctccagttacaccctgtacctatttactgctgcctcaacacaccccacacattaacacaccacaacacactccacacaccgggacagcgaggccacaatccctccagttacacctcgtacctatttactgctgcctcaacacaccccacacattaacacaccacaacacactccacacaccgggacagcgaggccacaaccccccgagttacatcccgtacctatttactgctaggtgaacaggggctacacattaagaggcttgcccatttgccttgccgcctccgggactcgaacccggaccctctcgcgTGTGAGTCgaatgtgctaaccactacactacgcgtggtGGAGGTGCGGTGCATGTGAACAGGACAGCCTGGCAGTGTTTTGTTGTGCTTGAAGGCCCAAGGTTGTGAGAAGCACCGCCTGCTGCCCCTGATGCTGTAGTCTTGGCCTGTGCTATATAGGACTGggtgtgtccgtctgtgtgtcctGACCTATAGAGTACaccctgtttgtttgtctgccgTGCACAGCCATGGCTCTGCGCGCCGGCTGTCTGCTGCCCCTCATCTTCATTGtgagttgagtgtgtgtgtgtgtgtgtgattcactgtttgatctgctgcagtctctgacgagacagccagacgttaccctacggaacgagctcagagctcattatttccgatcttgggataggtctgagaccaggcacacaccacacaccgggacaacaaggtcacaactcctcgatttacatcccgtacctactcactgctaggtgaacaccacctacacgtgaaaggagacacacccaaatatctccacctggccggggaatcgaaccccggtcatctggcttgtgaagccagtgctctaaccactgagctaccgggccgtgtgtgtgtgtgtgtgtgtgtgtaaagtaaagtaaagtaaagtaaattttATTGccataaatatacaaaataaagctATTTATACTATTTACATAGTTGAGTAGGTTTAGCCTGTCAAGCCGAAGCTTCCCGAcagacatttttctttaatagatatATGGAGCTGGATTGGATACCTAACCCTCCTTAACCCctccccccacaaaaaaaaaaaaaaaaaaaaaaaaaatcaataattacAATTATATTAATATAATCAACGATGTTAATAATGGgacaataacaatataatttgatattatataattaaaacaataataataacaatttaaaATTACAATATTTAAATCGATAAGAACAAACAACTACGGTGAATTACTTAATTTTACATCTGAATACTGTTATTAACAATTAAATGTGCTTTGAGGGATTTTCTAAACTGAGAATAGTTACCACTGTTAAAAATTTTTGATGTCCATTGGCAGAGAATTCCATACAGTTGGTCCGTAGCACAAAATGCTGTTTTTGAAAAGAGTTGTCCTGAACTGTGGGCAAGTAAGgttaacattatttcttctggtgttgtgtgatgtaGTTATCATGTGGAAATATTCACTCCCATGTTGCTGAGTAAGGCATTTAAAgatgaatgataaaaggaaattctTATGAATATTTTTGAAAGTAAGGAATTTGTGTTCACGGATTACAATTTGAGTAGAATCAAACTTTTTCATATAAAACATACACCTAAAAATTTTATTCTGAGCTATTTGCAATTCATTTAAAAACGAGGGCCACGTACACGcccacacgtgtgtgtgtgtgtgtgtgtgtgtgtgtgtgtgtgtgtgtgtgtgtgttgagtgtgtgtgtgtgtgtgtgtgtgtgtgtgtgtgtgtgtgtgtgtgtgtgtgtgtgtgtgtgtgtgtgtgtgtgtgtgtgtgtgtgtgtgtgtgtgtgtgtgtgtgtgtgtgtgtgtgtgtgtgtgtgtgtgtgtgtgtgtgtgtgtgtgtgtgtgtgtgtgtgtgtgtgtgtgtgtgtgtgtgtgtgtgtgtgtgtgtgtgtgtgtgtgtgtgtgtgtgtgtgtgtgtgtgtgtgtgtgtgtgtgtgtgtgtgtgtgtgtgtgtgtgtgtgaccctaaCCACTGTGTCCCCACCACCAGGCATCAGCAAGAGTCATCTTGGTGGATGCTGCATGCACACCTATACCAGACAGTACTTGTGGCAATGACCCAGCCATATTATGTGCTGGCTGTGACGCAGTCACTAAAGTGCCGAACCCTGAAGACTGCTACAGTTACTACATGTGCGATAGTGACGGCGTCTTCCTATTCGATGACCCTCTCCCCTGTCCAGATGGTCAGGTATTCGACACGACTGCCTGCAAGCTAGACGATGGCACATGCACTACTATATGTCCCAACACTGGTGGTGACGGGGGTTGCTTTTATACTTGTGAATGGTATGTGGACAGAATGATATCCGATCCATTTGACTGCAGTGTGTACCACCAATGTCGTGGTACAGACCCTGGGCCGGCAATGACGTGTCCTGCTGATGCACCGTACTTTGATGGGGAgaagtgtggtgtggatgagtcTGCTTGCTGCCACTGCCATCCCTACTGCTACCCTGGAGAAGTAGGCAAGAAGGTAGAGGACCCCACAGACTGCCGGAAGTTCTTCTACTGCTTAGAACCAGATGAAATACCGGTCATCCCTGGTGAGTGTAGGGATGGTGAGCACTTTGACATGCACGCAGGAGAGTGTAGCAGCACGGCGCCGTGCATGACGCTGTGCAGGAACGTGGTGGACGAGAACGGCTGCATCGACCCGTACACGTGCCAGGAGACAGGCTTCTTCCCCAAATGCAAGACACAGTGCCTGAGGGAATACTACCACTGTGTGGATGTCAATGATGACTACGCCCCGACGGAGACGTGCTCCGATGACCTTGTCTTCAACCCTGACACTCTGCAGTGCACCAAGACTGAGTCGTGTCCGTACAGTCACCAGTACGTGCCTCTTGGCCCTGTACCCGCCTAGCTGCTGCGGCGGCCGTGCACCTTCCTCAATAGACcgtgtttcattcttttctacttATGTAAAATGGTCACTGGATAACGGCAAAAGCAATCTAAACGACTATAAAAGACTTACTTTTCACTTTACTCTCTATGATATATAAgatatgaaggtaaaaatgaataataataaacataaaaaaaaaaagcagagaacaagtgtcttgaaacctctctcgtGAAAGAATTCAGGTCATAGGtaggtgaaaataaagaatcaggcaaggagttccagagattattagagaaagagatgaatgaccGCGAGTACACGCTGACTCctgcattggagagagagagagagagagagagagagagagagagagagagagagagagagagagagagagagagagagagagagagagagagagagagagagagagagagagagagagagagagagagagagagagagagagagaccaaactgTACACTTGCCCACTACACCACTGTATTAACCCACCACACAAAGctgctgctaactctgtacaggggcatcatccgcccatgtatggtgtgtgcctCACATGTAGTTACTGCATAGTTGTTGGAAGgggagggttccactcacaccacCATCTTTAGACAGGATGGAATTAAAAGCtgttcgtctcatcaactcctctcctctgattgactgtcttgagcgtttctctctctctctcaccgctgcaatgttgcatctcttgctatcttctaccgctattttcatgctaactcctcttctcatcttgctaactgcatgcctctcctcctttcttctccctcaccctcgctgcacactttcttcttcctctcaccatgcACTATTCTGTCAacatctctaatgcaagagttaaccagtagtactctcaattatttaTACTTTTCCCTGCTaatctctggaactctctgcctgcttctgtatttccatctatgcACCTTAACTCATCCGcaaaggaggtttcaagacatgtgttctctcccttttctttcttccttttacctctATATCTGAATGACATCTCatggaaagtgaaaataagtgagccttttttgttTAGATTCTTTCCCCTTGTCCACTGACACTCTCATATAAATAgcaagaaagattgaaagacgCTTTATTGAGGCAGATAGCGCCGCAGCAGCTAGGTGGGTACAGGGCTAAGAAGCACGTACTGGTGACtctctgaactctctctctctctctgcttctgtctTTCCACCTACCTATGACCTAAACTACCTCCCAAATgcggtttcaagacattttctatatatttatttacttttacactcGGCATCTTATGGGAAGTGAAAACAAGTGAGCTTTTTTTAATAGTTGTTTCTTTAGATTGGTGAATGAccttcaataaataaaaaggaagagtgaaacacTGTTTATTGAGACAGGTGGCACCGCAGCAGCTAGGCGGGTACAGGGCCACGAGGCACGTACTGGTGACTGTACGGACACGACTCAGTCTTGGTGCACTGCAGAGTGTCAGGGTTGAAGACAAGGTCATCGGAGCACGTCTCCGTCGGGGCGTAGTCATCATTGACCTCCACACAGTGGTAGTATTCCCTCAGGCACTGTGTCTTGCATTTGGGGAAGAAGCCTGTCTCCTGGCACGTGTACGGGTCGATGCAGCCGTTCTCGTCCACCACGTTCTTGCACAGCGTCATGCACGGCGCCGTGCTGCTACACTTCCTCGCGTGGGAGTCTAAGTGCTCACCATCTTCACACTCACTTTGGATCGTCGGTATCTTATATGCTCTGCTTTCCACAATAAGTACTTCCAACAGTCTGTAGGGTCCGCTACGGAAATATCTAGAATGGTTCGTCTGTATAGGTTTATCGCCGCATGTCGCATCTACCAAGATAACTCTTGCCAATGCCTGGCGGTGGGGACACAGTGGttagggtcacacacacacacacacacacacacacacacacacacacacacacacacacacacacacacacacacacacacacctcacaatgAAGGAGAGGTTGAGTTATTGTCTCTGTccgttcttgtctttctttctctatttgttcttttcttaattatttttcttgttctttggtttatttatatttttatcttcttcctctttttattattctttttccttcgttccgAAAAAGGTTATATCTCTCACTAAtgaattctactactactactactactactactactactactactactactactatatttcactgctattactgctactgctactactaccgtGGTTTTCTCAtacctgcagtagtagtagttgtagtagtggtggtggtggtggtggtggtggtggtggtgggaaataCAGTGTAACAATCTTATCATGTATGAATTGAAGGGTGTGGGAAGGCGTGGATTTGCATCTGGTATCACTGCTTTGACACGTGATACACTCAACGTattgtttcttttacttatttagttatttgtgtgtgtcatgtgtacaaatattttttctatttctttggagagagagagagagagagagagagagagagagagagagagagagagagagagagagagagagagagagagagagagagagagaactaataatacaacaaatagcaataataatgatgatactactactactactattactactactcctactatattatactactactactactactactactactactactactcctactactactactcctactactacgaataataataataataataataataataataataataataataataataatgatgatgatgataataacaataataatgatgtcatAGCAagcatcattccttccttcacacagcTATACATTCTCATATCTATCTAATTATTGACACGGCTCCTAATATGGCATGGTCACGCCCACTCATATAGGCAAcgactgtgattggctggccaGTGAGAGGAGGCGAGGTTTATCCACCACACCGACCAATCACGTGCCAGAATGTACATAAgattgagagtgagtgagtgagagagagagagagagagagagggtgtatgagtgtggtggaggtgcgGTGCATGTGAACAGGACAGCCTGGCGGTGTTTTGTCGTGCTTGAAGGCACCAAGGTTGTGAGAAGCACCGCCTGCTGCCCCTGATGCTGTAGTCTTGGCCTGTGCTATA is part of the Portunus trituberculatus isolate SZX2019 chromosome 2, ASM1759143v1, whole genome shotgun sequence genome and encodes:
- the LOC123504986 gene encoding uncharacterized protein LOC123504986 isoform X1, encoding MALRTSCLLPLIFIASARVILVDAACTPIPDSTCGNDPAILCAGCDAVTKVPNPEDCYSYYMCDSDGVFLFDDPLPCPDGQVFDTTACKLDDGTCTTICPNTGGDGGCFYTCEWYVDRMISDPFDCSVYHQCRGTDPGPAMTCPADAPYFDGEKCGVDESACCHCHPYCYPGEVGKKVEDPTDCRKFFYCLEPDEIPVIPGECRDGEHFDMHAGECSSTAPCMTLCRNVVDENGCIDPYTCQETGFFPKCKTQCLREYYHCVDVNDDYAPTETCSDDLVFNPDTLQCTKTESCPYSHQYVPLGPVPA
- the LOC123504986 gene encoding uncharacterized protein LOC123504986 isoform X2 codes for the protein MALRAGCLLPLIFIASARVILVDAACTPIPDSTCGNDPAILCAGCDAVTKVPNPEDCYSYYMCDSDGVFLFDDPLPCPDGQVFDTTACKLDDGTCTTICPNTGGDGGCFYTCEWYVDRMISDPFDCSVYHQCRGTDPGPAMTCPADAPYFDGEKCGVDESACCHCHPYCYPGEVGKKVEDPTDCRKFFYCLEPDEIPVIPGECRDGEHFDMHAGECSSTAPCMTLCRNVVDENGCIDPYTCQETGFFPKCKTQCLREYYHCVDVNDDYAPTETCSDDLVFNPDTLQCTKTESCPYSHQYVPLGPVPA
- the LOC123505010 gene encoding uncharacterized protein LOC123505010, producing the protein MAARADCTLLPLFFIALARVILVDATCGDKPIQTNHSRYFRSGPYRLLEVLIVESRAYKIPTIQSECEDGEHLDSHARKCSSTAPCMTLCKNVVDENGCIDPYTCQETGFFPKCKTQCLREYYHCVEVNDDYAPTETCSDDLVFNPDTLQCTKTESCPYSHQYVPRGPVPA